A portion of the Actomonas aquatica genome contains these proteins:
- the floA gene encoding flotillin-like protein FloA (flotillin-like protein involved in membrane lipid rafts), with translation MDIKLILFIVAVVIGLVLFGLIVSFFNVWLKAALSGAYVSPFNLIAMRLRGVPYGVIVEARIRAVKAGLALGINDIESQYLAGGNVISCVQALIAAQKAKIELDWQRACAIDLATKGSGKSVEEAVRTSVDPKVIDCPNPEAGRNTIDGVAKDGIQVKVRARVTVRTNLDRFVGGAKEETIIARVGEGIVTTIGSADTYKVVLESPDAISKVVLKRGLDVGTAFEILSIDIADVDVGDNVGAKLQEAQAEANKKIAQAQAEIRRAAAVAVEQEMKAKVEEMRAKVVEAEAQVPLAMAEAFRKGNLGVMDYYKMENIQADTDMRKSIGEPDDEDGNNSNN, from the coding sequence ATGGACATCAAACTCATTCTTTTCATCGTCGCCGTAGTCATCGGCCTGGTCCTCTTCGGCCTGATTGTTTCGTTCTTCAACGTGTGGCTGAAAGCCGCGCTCTCAGGGGCCTATGTCAGCCCCTTCAACCTGATTGCCATGCGCCTGCGTGGTGTGCCCTACGGGGTGATCGTCGAGGCGCGCATTCGCGCGGTGAAGGCGGGTCTGGCGCTCGGCATCAACGACATTGAATCCCAATACCTGGCGGGTGGTAACGTGATCTCCTGCGTGCAGGCGCTCATCGCGGCGCAGAAGGCCAAAATCGAGCTGGACTGGCAACGCGCTTGCGCCATCGACCTCGCCACCAAGGGCTCCGGTAAGAGCGTCGAGGAGGCGGTGCGCACCTCGGTCGACCCGAAGGTCATTGATTGTCCGAATCCGGAGGCCGGCCGCAACACCATCGATGGTGTGGCGAAGGACGGTATTCAGGTGAAGGTGCGCGCCCGCGTCACGGTGCGGACCAACCTCGACCGCTTTGTGGGTGGTGCGAAGGAAGAGACCATCATCGCCCGCGTGGGTGAAGGTATTGTGACCACCATTGGTTCGGCCGACACCTACAAGGTCGTGCTCGAATCGCCGGACGCCATTTCGAAGGTCGTGCTCAAGCGTGGTCTCGATGTGGGCACGGCGTTTGAGATTCTTTCCATCGATATCGCCGACGTGGATGTGGGCGACAACGTGGGCGCCAAGCTGCAGGAGGCCCAGGCCGAGGCGAACAAGAAGATCGCGCAGGCTCAGGCGGAAATCCGTCGCGCGGCCGCCGTCGCCGTCGAGCAGGAGATGAAGGCCAAGGTCGAAGAGATGCGCGCCAAGGTGGTCGAAGCCGAAGCACAGGTGCCGCTCGCCATGGCCGAGGCTTTCCGCAAGGGTAACCTGGGCGTGATGGATTACTACAAGATGGAAAACATCCAGGCCGACACCGACATGCGGAAGTCCATCGGTGAGCCGGACGACGAGGACGGCAACAACTCCAATAACTGA
- a CDS encoding Smr/MutS family protein translates to MSADAPDDAPVEMPITGELDLHTFRPSDLGDLIPAYLEAAQAKGLREVRIVHGKGTGTLRTTVHTLLDRLPHLVAGYRLGNETTGSWGATLVTLR, encoded by the coding sequence ATGTCGGCCGACGCTCCCGACGACGCCCCCGTCGAGATGCCCATCACGGGGGAACTCGACCTCCACACCTTTCGCCCCTCCGACCTCGGGGACCTGATTCCGGCCTACCTCGAGGCCGCTCAAGCCAAAGGCCTGCGCGAAGTTCGTATCGTTCACGGCAAAGGCACCGGCACCCTGCGCACCACGGTGCACACCCTGCTCGATCGGCTGCCGCACCTCGTCGCCGGCTACCGCCTCGGCAACGAAACCACCGGCAGCTGGGGCGCCACCCTGGTCACCCTCCGGTAA
- a CDS encoding prolyl oligopeptidase family serine peptidase, producing the protein MSATEDPNLWLEDVGGDEALNWVRERNAVSLAELQGTPGYAELEARLRAIYDSKDRIPGVYKIGELYYNFWQDAEHPQGIWRRTTLESYRSEETEWETVLDLDALGKAEDENWVWKGSSVLEPAEDLAMISLSRGGADATVKREFNLETKQFVDGGFTLPEAKSYVSWLDRDTLWVGTDFGEGSQTESGYPRIVKKWRRGTPIEEAEQTFEIDAEELGLFIGHQVTQGRHYDMITRAMTFYTNKAYLLHEGEWVEINKPDDVSMGVFGDWLTFQPREDWTVDGETFLAGSLLTAKVDAFLAGDRDLKVVFAPAERTSLDGVSATKNYLLLNVLDNVRSRPYAAKFVGEAWELMPLDAPEFGRVSLRGLDSDESDDYFMTVEDFLTPTSLYHAVVGEPGKQLLRTLPAFFDASGLKIEQREAVSADGTRVPYFQIGPEDLKLDGTNPTLLYGYGGFEVSMDPFYSGSIGTAWLEKGGVYVLANIRGGGEFGPKWHRAALKANRQRAYDDFAAVAEDLIQRKVTSREHLGTQGGSNGGLLMGVMLTQRPDLFSAVLCQVPLLDMKRYHLLLAGASWMGEYGDPDKPEEWEFISKYSPYQNVKEGVDYPRTLFTTSTRDDRVHPGHARKMMARMESHGYDVLYYENIEGGHGGAANNEQRARMNALGYTFLWNEVK; encoded by the coding sequence ATGAGTGCGACCGAAGATCCAAATCTGTGGCTGGAGGATGTGGGCGGTGACGAGGCACTCAATTGGGTGCGCGAGCGCAACGCGGTGAGCTTGGCCGAGCTGCAGGGCACGCCGGGCTACGCGGAACTCGAGGCGCGGCTGCGGGCGATCTACGATTCCAAGGATCGCATCCCGGGCGTCTACAAGATCGGCGAGCTGTATTATAACTTCTGGCAGGATGCCGAGCACCCGCAGGGGATCTGGCGTCGCACGACGCTGGAGTCTTATCGCAGCGAGGAGACCGAGTGGGAAACCGTGCTCGATCTCGATGCGTTGGGTAAGGCCGAGGACGAGAACTGGGTCTGGAAGGGTTCGTCGGTTCTCGAGCCGGCGGAAGACCTGGCGATGATCTCGCTGTCCCGTGGTGGCGCGGACGCGACGGTGAAGCGCGAGTTCAACCTCGAGACGAAGCAGTTCGTCGACGGTGGATTCACGCTGCCCGAGGCGAAGTCTTACGTGTCCTGGCTCGACCGCGATACGTTGTGGGTGGGCACGGACTTTGGTGAAGGCTCGCAGACCGAGTCAGGTTATCCGCGCATTGTGAAAAAGTGGCGTCGCGGCACGCCGATCGAGGAGGCGGAGCAGACCTTTGAAATCGATGCCGAAGAGCTGGGCTTGTTCATCGGTCACCAGGTCACGCAGGGGCGTCACTACGACATGATCACCCGCGCGATGACGTTTTATACCAACAAGGCTTACCTGCTCCACGAGGGGGAGTGGGTGGAGATCAACAAGCCCGACGACGTGTCGATGGGCGTGTTTGGCGACTGGCTCACCTTCCAGCCGCGCGAGGACTGGACGGTGGACGGCGAGACCTTCCTGGCGGGTTCGCTGCTCACCGCGAAGGTGGATGCGTTTCTGGCCGGTGATCGCGACTTGAAGGTGGTCTTTGCGCCGGCCGAGCGCACCTCGCTCGACGGGGTCAGCGCGACCAAAAACTACCTCCTGCTCAACGTGCTCGATAACGTGCGCAGCCGTCCTTACGCGGCGAAGTTTGTGGGGGAAGCCTGGGAGCTGATGCCGTTGGATGCACCGGAGTTCGGCCGGGTGAGCCTGCGCGGCCTCGATTCCGATGAGAGCGATGACTACTTTATGACGGTGGAGGATTTCCTCACGCCGACCAGCCTCTACCACGCGGTGGTGGGTGAACCGGGTAAACAACTGCTGCGCACACTGCCGGCGTTCTTCGACGCGAGCGGGCTGAAGATCGAGCAACGCGAGGCGGTGTCGGCCGACGGCACGCGCGTGCCGTATTTCCAGATCGGACCGGAAGACCTGAAGTTGGACGGGACCAATCCGACGCTGCTCTATGGCTACGGCGGTTTTGAAGTTTCGATGGATCCGTTCTACAGCGGATCGATCGGCACGGCGTGGCTCGAGAAGGGCGGCGTGTATGTGCTGGCGAACATTCGGGGCGGCGGCGAGTTCGGACCCAAGTGGCACCGGGCCGCACTGAAGGCGAATCGCCAACGCGCCTATGACGACTTCGCCGCGGTGGCGGAGGATTTGATCCAGCGCAAGGTGACCTCGCGGGAACACCTCGGCACGCAGGGTGGTTCGAACGGCGGTCTGTTGATGGGTGTGATGCTCACGCAGCGTCCGGATCTGTTCAGCGCGGTGCTGTGTCAGGTGCCGCTGCTCGACATGAAGCGTTACCACCTGCTGCTGGCGGGGGCGTCATGGATGGGTGAATACGGCGATCCGGACAAGCCGGAGGAGTGGGAGTTTATCAGCAAGTATTCGCCTTACCAGAACGTGAAGGAGGGCGTGGACTATCCGCGCACGCTGTTCACGACGTCGACGCGCGACGATCGGGTGCACCCGGGTCACGCGCGCAAGATGATGGCGCGGATGGAGAGCCACGGTTACGACGTGCTCTACTACGAGAACATCGAAGGCGGCCACGGTGGTGCGGCCAACAATGAGCAGCGCGCCCGCATGAACGCGCTGGGCTACACGTTCCTCTGGAACGAAGTGAAGTAG
- the tatA gene encoding twin-arginine translocase TatA/TatE family subunit: MVNSPSFLAFLDGIGGMEMLVIFALSLMLFGGKKLPEVARGLGKAMREFKRAASGVEDEIRRAIDLESPPPTSSRPNRPTAPPRQHPPITDPSATPQPQAAPQTVAHEPEPDLAEDAPSVPDEPTETTRKKPGAQNPPPPAE; this comes from the coding sequence GTGGTTAACTCTCCCTCTTTCCTCGCCTTCCTCGACGGTATCGGCGGCATGGAGATGCTCGTCATCTTCGCGCTGTCGCTGATGCTTTTCGGCGGCAAAAAGCTACCCGAAGTCGCTCGCGGCCTCGGCAAAGCCATGCGGGAGTTCAAACGCGCCGCCTCGGGAGTAGAGGACGAGATTCGCCGTGCCATCGACCTGGAATCGCCCCCGCCCACCTCTTCGCGGCCCAACCGCCCCACCGCGCCGCCCCGCCAGCATCCGCCCATCACGGACCCCTCCGCGACCCCGCAGCCGCAAGCCGCGCCGCAAACCGTCGCCCACGAACCCGAGCCCGATCTCGCCGAAGACGCCCCCTCCGTGCCCGACGAGCCCACCGAAACCACCCGCAAGAAGCCCGGCGCGCAGAACCCGCCGCCCCCGGCTGAGTAA
- a CDS encoding DNA translocase FtsK, with protein sequence MLCLLLGLWLTVAYLDYSPLQEGYFYNNATTPTDRNLVGKIGADVAHLSFVWFGLGAWLIPFFSFWSLWVAVRNARRLAFTRFTAMLLAIASACGVAAMIKLHSFADSQFFPEGRLGGVLGHWIYDGMLSETVGVFGSASLLTTIYVVALIFIFTRDIAAQFERAISGFHDWRANRAERAAERKEEKRLAKEAKAKAKEEEKAVREEAKRLEKERIAAAKEAAKEAKKAGKEVAKQDIKLAPGTSSDDPLAKAPAKREAPPPAPEPEPEPEPKPPPPKVVGLTLGKPSTAPDSPVLATGEGKKMELQIVKAEELKKARGVNTPKSDGDYRFPPLKLLADPATPHEDNTEEEHQRNAENLLRILEEFNVKVSIGEIHVGPVITRYEVKPAPGVRVEKIAGLDKNIALGMRAQSVRILAPIPGKAAVGVEVPNQHPTPVGMREILESTDWNGHKAELPIALGKDVSGKPLVSDLAKMPHLLIAGATGSGKSVCINSIVSSILYSKSPRDVRLIMVDPKVVELKVFNTLPHMLIPVVTEPKKVPGALKWLLSEMEQRYQIFAKCNVRNIVGYNNRKKRDAKPDLPEQPPESQTGLPGVDPALDDEIELPDHLPYIVAIIDELADLMMVAPAEIETSIARLAQLARAAGIHLIIATQRPSVNVITGVIKANLPSRIAFQVASQVDSRTILDTKGADNLIGRGDMLFSPPGTARLVRAQGAFCSDDEVMAIVEFMQTNGPPQYAQDVQAQIDRAGSDDDGGDGGDGDLGDDEELYQQALGVLKSSKRASTSNIQRRLRIGYNRAARIMDLLEDKGIVGPENGSSPREILVDLDSL encoded by the coding sequence GTGCTGTGCCTCTTGCTCGGCCTCTGGCTGACCGTGGCCTATCTCGATTACAGCCCTCTCCAGGAAGGTTATTTCTACAACAACGCCACCACTCCAACCGACCGCAACCTGGTCGGCAAAATCGGTGCCGATGTGGCACACCTGAGCTTCGTGTGGTTTGGCCTCGGCGCCTGGCTCATCCCCTTCTTTTCCTTTTGGTCACTCTGGGTGGCCGTGCGCAACGCCCGTCGCCTCGCCTTCACCCGCTTCACCGCCATGCTGCTGGCCATCGCTTCGGCCTGCGGCGTCGCGGCCATGATCAAGCTGCACTCCTTCGCCGACAGCCAGTTCTTCCCCGAGGGCCGCCTCGGCGGAGTGCTCGGTCACTGGATCTACGACGGCATGCTCTCCGAGACAGTCGGTGTCTTTGGCTCCGCTTCGCTGCTGACCACCATCTACGTCGTCGCACTGATCTTCATCTTCACCCGCGACATCGCCGCCCAATTTGAGCGCGCCATCTCCGGCTTCCACGACTGGCGCGCCAATCGCGCCGAGCGCGCGGCGGAGCGCAAAGAGGAAAAACGCCTCGCGAAGGAGGCCAAAGCCAAAGCCAAAGAAGAAGAGAAAGCGGTCCGCGAAGAGGCCAAGCGTCTCGAAAAGGAACGTATCGCCGCCGCCAAAGAAGCGGCCAAGGAAGCTAAGAAAGCCGGCAAGGAAGTCGCCAAGCAGGACATCAAACTTGCCCCCGGCACCTCCAGCGACGATCCGCTCGCCAAGGCCCCCGCCAAACGCGAAGCCCCGCCACCCGCGCCGGAGCCGGAACCTGAGCCCGAACCCAAGCCGCCGCCGCCGAAAGTCGTTGGCCTCACCCTTGGCAAACCTTCCACCGCGCCAGACAGCCCGGTTCTCGCCACCGGCGAGGGCAAAAAGATGGAGCTCCAGATCGTTAAAGCCGAGGAGCTCAAAAAAGCCCGCGGGGTCAACACGCCCAAGTCCGACGGCGATTACCGCTTCCCGCCCCTCAAGTTGCTGGCCGATCCCGCCACGCCGCACGAGGACAACACCGAGGAGGAGCACCAGCGCAACGCCGAGAACCTCCTGCGCATCCTCGAAGAATTTAACGTCAAGGTCTCCATCGGCGAGATCCACGTCGGCCCCGTCATCACCCGCTACGAGGTGAAGCCCGCCCCCGGCGTGCGCGTCGAAAAGATCGCCGGCCTCGACAAAAACATCGCTCTCGGCATGCGCGCCCAGTCCGTGCGCATTCTCGCCCCCATCCCGGGCAAGGCCGCCGTCGGCGTCGAGGTGCCCAATCAGCACCCCACCCCGGTCGGCATGCGTGAGATCCTCGAGTCGACCGACTGGAACGGCCACAAGGCCGAGCTGCCCATCGCCCTCGGCAAAGACGTCTCCGGCAAGCCGCTCGTCTCCGACCTCGCCAAGATGCCCCACTTGCTCATCGCCGGTGCCACCGGCTCGGGCAAATCGGTCTGCATCAACTCCATCGTTTCCTCCATCCTCTACTCCAAGAGCCCGCGGGACGTGCGCCTCATCATGGTCGACCCCAAGGTGGTCGAACTGAAGGTGTTCAACACCCTGCCCCACATGCTCATCCCGGTGGTGACCGAACCCAAGAAGGTCCCCGGCGCCCTCAAGTGGCTGCTCAGCGAGATGGAGCAACGCTACCAGATCTTCGCCAAGTGCAACGTCCGCAACATCGTCGGTTACAACAACCGCAAGAAGCGTGACGCCAAACCCGACTTGCCCGAGCAACCGCCCGAGTCGCAAACCGGCCTGCCCGGCGTCGACCCGGCCCTCGACGACGAGATCGAGTTGCCGGATCACCTCCCCTACATCGTCGCCATCATCGACGAACTCGCCGACCTCATGATGGTCGCCCCGGCCGAGATCGAGACCTCGATCGCCCGCCTCGCGCAGCTCGCCCGCGCCGCCGGCATCCACCTCATCATCGCCACCCAGCGCCCGTCCGTGAACGTCATCACCGGCGTCATCAAGGCCAACCTCCCGTCCCGCATCGCCTTCCAGGTCGCCTCCCAAGTCGACTCCCGCACCATTCTCGACACCAAGGGCGCCGACAACCTCATCGGCCGCGGGGACATGCTCTTCTCGCCCCCCGGCACTGCCCGCCTCGTGCGCGCTCAGGGCGCCTTCTGCTCCGACGACGAGGTCATGGCCATCGTTGAGTTCATGCAGACCAACGGTCCGCCCCAATACGCCCAGGACGTGCAGGCGCAGATCGATCGCGCCGGCTCCGACGACGATGGCGGTGACGGTGGCGACGGTGATCTCGGCGACGACGAGGAGCTCTACCAACAGGCCCTCGGCGTGCTCAAATCGAGCAAGCGTGCCTCCACCTCCAACATCCAGCGCCGCCTGCGCATCGGCTACAACCGCGCCGCCCGCATCATGGATCTCTTGGAAGACAAAGGCATCGTCGGCCCCGAAAACGGCTCCAGCCCCCGCGAGATCCTCGTCGACCTCGACAGCCTTTAA
- a CDS encoding NfeD family protein, with amino-acid sequence MTTLGRAQEAVPSAEDMVEQVATATVEGLPAKVVVIPVQDQIAKPILYVIRRGLKQAIEMEADLVVLDMKTPGGSLGVTFEIMEALDRFKGETATYVNNEAISAGAFISAMTDDIYFATDGVIGAAAPVSGGGADIDETMKQKIVSYLKARIRAISEGHPYRGEVISAMIDANYELKIGDEVLKEKGELLSLTASEAAETYGDPAQPLLSAGTAESIDALLSERFGERAYTTLSLETTWSEELAAWLNAISPLLMGLGLLGVFIEFKTPGFGVFGIAGGAMLAVVFFGHYVAGLSGHEPALFFAIGAMLVLVELLFLPGTIFIALAGVVSMLGSLLWSMADIWPDEPISFSGDTFTGPLIDLSLALTVTIVGAILVVRFMPRGWVWDKLVIAASITGTSGAPVVAGAPAAGSLVGQTGVAATDLFPSGQVEVGGKRYEAKLVVGSAEAGATVVVRRETGFGLEVEALAEDDV; translated from the coding sequence TTGACGACGCTTGGTCGTGCGCAGGAAGCGGTGCCGAGTGCGGAGGACATGGTGGAGCAAGTGGCCACCGCGACGGTGGAGGGGCTGCCGGCCAAGGTGGTCGTGATTCCGGTGCAGGATCAGATCGCGAAACCCATTCTCTACGTGATCCGCCGCGGGTTGAAGCAGGCGATCGAGATGGAGGCGGATCTGGTGGTGCTCGATATGAAGACGCCGGGTGGGAGCCTGGGCGTGACCTTTGAAATCATGGAAGCGTTGGACCGTTTTAAAGGCGAGACGGCGACCTACGTGAACAACGAAGCGATTTCCGCGGGCGCCTTTATCTCGGCGATGACGGACGACATCTATTTTGCGACCGATGGGGTCATCGGCGCGGCCGCGCCAGTGAGCGGAGGTGGGGCGGACATCGATGAGACGATGAAGCAGAAGATCGTGAGTTACCTGAAGGCGCGTATTCGGGCGATCTCGGAGGGGCATCCGTATCGCGGCGAAGTGATTTCGGCCATGATCGACGCCAACTATGAATTGAAGATCGGCGATGAGGTTTTGAAGGAAAAGGGCGAGCTGCTGTCGCTCACTGCCTCGGAGGCGGCGGAGACGTATGGCGATCCGGCGCAGCCGCTGCTGTCGGCGGGCACGGCGGAGTCGATCGACGCCTTGCTGTCGGAGCGGTTTGGTGAGCGTGCTTACACCACGCTCTCGCTCGAAACCACCTGGTCGGAGGAATTGGCGGCGTGGTTGAATGCGATTTCGCCGCTGTTGATGGGGCTCGGACTGCTCGGTGTCTTCATCGAATTTAAGACCCCGGGTTTTGGGGTGTTTGGCATCGCGGGCGGAGCGATGTTGGCGGTGGTGTTTTTTGGTCACTACGTCGCGGGTCTCTCCGGGCACGAGCCGGCGTTGTTTTTTGCCATCGGCGCGATGCTGGTGCTGGTGGAGCTTCTCTTCCTGCCGGGCACCATCTTCATCGCGTTGGCGGGAGTGGTTTCGATGTTGGGCTCATTGCTCTGGTCGATGGCGGACATTTGGCCGGATGAACCGATCTCTTTCAGTGGCGACACCTTTACCGGTCCGCTGATCGACCTGTCGCTGGCTCTGACGGTCACGATCGTGGGCGCGATCCTGGTGGTGCGCTTTATGCCGCGCGGCTGGGTGTGGGACAAACTGGTCATCGCTGCCAGCATCACTGGCACCAGTGGGGCTCCAGTGGTTGCGGGGGCGCCGGCGGCGGGCTCGTTGGTGGGTCAAACCGGAGTCGCCGCGACGGATCTGTTCCCGAGTGGTCAGGTCGAGGTGGGTGGCAAACGTTATGAAGCCAAACTGGTGGTCGGCTCGGCCGAAGCCGGCGCGACGGTCGTGGTGCGCCGCGAGACTGGCTTTGGCTTGGAAGTGGAAGCTTTGGCGGAGGACGACGTATGA
- a CDS encoding NfeD family protein — protein sequence MTLIVVLFLVGMVLLSAEIILPGGIIGVIGGLAMLAGCVLSFSEFGVGGGAVAVLVAAVIVAIMLWLEFAVLPKTKTGRKLFLNEVISGTAGKERTINYQDCIGKTVTKLAPSGLVEIDGTKVEAFSRNGFLDEDTPIKVVATDSFRVVVIPTE from the coding sequence ATGACGCTGATCGTGGTTTTGTTTTTGGTCGGCATGGTGCTGCTGAGCGCCGAGATCATTCTGCCGGGAGGGATCATTGGCGTGATTGGTGGGCTGGCGATGCTGGCTGGTTGCGTGTTGTCGTTCTCCGAATTTGGCGTCGGCGGTGGCGCGGTGGCGGTATTGGTCGCTGCAGTGATCGTCGCGATCATGTTGTGGCTGGAGTTTGCGGTGCTGCCCAAAACCAAGACCGGACGGAAGTTGTTCCTGAACGAAGTGATTTCGGGCACCGCCGGGAAGGAGCGCACGATCAACTACCAAGACTGTATTGGGAAAACGGTGACGAAACTCGCGCCTTCCGGTCTGGTCGAAATCGACGGCACCAAGGTGGAGGCGTTTTCCCGCAATGGCTTTTTGGACGAGGACACTCCGATCAAGGTTGTCGCTACCGACAGTTTCCGGGTCGTGGTGATCCCCACCGAATGA
- a CDS encoding aldose epimerase, whose product MQSVPYLGHTIRRWEIGDSTFLAWPERGARLMHWHHQRADGSLREILHWPELTADELGDTTVAKVRGGNPILFPFNARVFDEGEIHFWKDPAGQRRPMPMHGFARQGSFRLESINDRGFIAVLEPTAADAEVYPFDYTFSVKYRFHRQRFTCEFALENHGEERIPWSAGHHFYFAAPWTENQTRDNYMIELPPGETVRQSAVGSLVPGPELPRRSRLSDPELIDAIHVNLAGNTVRFGPIDGSEHVSLTHGTTNPPPADAAFVTWTAAPDVPYYCVEPWMGPPNAPEHGRGLHWVAPGATGRFAVEVAIG is encoded by the coding sequence ATGCAGTCCGTTCCTTACCTTGGTCACACCATTCGCCGCTGGGAAATCGGCGATTCCACCTTCCTCGCCTGGCCCGAACGCGGCGCCCGGCTCATGCACTGGCATCACCAGCGCGCCGATGGCTCCCTGCGCGAGATCCTGCACTGGCCCGAGCTCACCGCGGATGAACTCGGCGATACCACCGTTGCCAAAGTCCGCGGCGGCAACCCGATCCTGTTTCCCTTCAACGCCCGCGTATTCGATGAGGGCGAGATTCACTTCTGGAAGGATCCCGCCGGCCAACGCCGCCCCATGCCCATGCACGGCTTCGCCCGCCAAGGCTCCTTCCGCCTCGAGTCCATCAACGACCGCGGTTTCATCGCCGTGCTCGAGCCCACCGCCGCCGACGCCGAGGTCTACCCCTTCGACTACACCTTCAGCGTCAAATACCGCTTCCACCGCCAACGCTTCACCTGCGAGTTCGCCCTCGAAAACCACGGCGAGGAACGCATCCCGTGGAGCGCCGGTCACCACTTCTACTTCGCCGCCCCCTGGACCGAAAACCAGACCCGCGACAACTACATGATCGAGCTCCCGCCCGGCGAAACCGTGCGCCAATCCGCCGTCGGTTCCCTCGTGCCCGGCCCGGAGCTGCCACGTCGCAGCCGTCTCTCCGATCCGGAGCTGATCGACGCCATCCACGTCAATCTCGCCGGCAACACCGTGCGCTTCGGCCCCATCGACGGCTCCGAACACGTCTCCCTCACCCACGGCACCACCAACCCGCCGCCCGCCGACGCCGCCTTCGTCACCTGGACCGCCGCGCCGGACGTGCCCTACTATTGCGTCGAACCCTGGATGGGCCCACCCAACGCCCCCGAACACGGCCGCGGCCTGCATTGGGTCGCCCCCGGCGCCACCGGACGTTTCGCCGTCGAAGTCGCCATCGGCTGA
- a CDS encoding helix-turn-helix domain-containing protein, translated as MQNIGERLEEARKRKGISIREAAEATKVRGDYLHKFESNQFDINLPDIYVRGFLRNYAHFLNLPAEKIINDYNSLGHGGSATSSRPKPLNRETYGRMDLTVSSSKDSGREDDDDGEAGADSEGDNPATFKPKPGALPYVDKALLVKGSVLVAAVVALIVLVVITVRAFSGGGEDNVATDDTATQQVASDPTIVVHALGNVRVKIVEESTGVEIFQGAITRGDSRTFPKNGQLLFTADPMENVEVEIDGSRSNISAETGLRGRQRVRIE; from the coding sequence ATGCAGAATATCGGCGAACGACTGGAAGAAGCACGCAAGCGTAAGGGCATTTCCATTCGCGAGGCAGCTGAAGCGACCAAGGTGCGGGGCGACTACCTGCACAAGTTCGAGAGCAACCAGTTCGATATCAACCTGCCCGACATCTACGTCCGCGGCTTCCTGCGCAACTACGCTCACTTTCTGAATCTTCCGGCCGAGAAGATCATCAACGACTACAATTCTCTCGGCCACGGCGGCAGCGCCACCAGCAGCCGCCCCAAGCCGCTCAATCGTGAAACCTACGGTCGCATGGACCTCACGGTATCCTCGTCGAAAGATTCGGGCCGCGAAGACGATGACGACGGTGAGGCCGGCGCTGACAGCGAAGGCGACAATCCCGCCACCTTTAAACCCAAGCCTGGCGCCCTGCCTTACGTCGACAAGGCGCTGCTGGTCAAAGGCAGCGTCCTCGTCGCCGCGGTGGTGGCCCTGATCGTTTTGGTCGTCATCACCGTGCGCGCCTTCAGCGGCGGCGGTGAGGACAACGTCGCGACCGACGACACCGCCACCCAACAAGTGGCTTCAGATCCCACCATCGTCGTGCACGCCCTCGGCAATGTGCGGGTGAAGATCGTCGAGGAATCCACCGGGGTCGAAATTTTCCAAGGTGCCATCACGCGCGGCGACTCCCGCACCTTCCCCAAGAACGGTCAGCTGCTCTTCACCGCCGACCCGATGGAAAACGTCGAAGTCGAAATCGATGGCTCCCGCAGCAACATCTCCGCCGAGACGGGCCTCCGCGGCCGCCAACGCGTCCGCATCGAATAA